In a genomic window of Aggregatimonas sangjinii:
- a CDS encoding glycosyl hydrolase gives MTTIFRTGLAILACGILSAQTSGDALSQEKFSDPEPEYRPKTWMHAMSGNMSKAGLTKDLEAMAATGIGGIILFNVSAFTKKGDVVFNSPEHIAMTGHAAAECERLGLSFGVHNCDGWTSSGGPWVAPEHSMKQIVHRKIVVEGGKVNVQLPEPTRRGDFYRDVATIAYPSLPSEVIDANSKPKVTASSDDFDTNLITDGKIDERSWLRVPEGEISWIQWEYKQPHTVRSFYLNCEKKRENGITKLQTSEDGIHFEDVMDFTVLRQGKKEYAIDQHFAAITAKYFRFVTDMDFELSEIDLSAVYRYNDMLPRTSLYRFENRRLPDLDEASSEMIIRKEDMVNVTEAVDENGNLKTTLPEGDWTIMRFGYTITGAVNSPASDEGRGWEVDKMSRASFKTFFDGYVKNVIDVSKPVAPNALQYIEIDSYEVGGQNWTQGYEEQFKEHFGYDILDFLPLYAGRYIDDLDTTERILWDIRNFNSQLMVENYFDYFTELCHDEGLISYVEPYSFNAAFNELDAARSVDIPMGEFWMHQRYQTETAVSGARIYGKNIVSAESFSAQPDINWKSHPGFMKLTGDIAWSLGINEFMFHRFTHQANTHVAPGITMGIWGSHIDRTQTWWEGAGKSWFKYLARGQYLLRKGIPVSDLLVFVGDGTPSSSYQARSIQPKLPDYVNFDCINSDALINRIEVEDDKMVLPNGISYYMLHLKNMKEVKLTTLRKIADLAAKGIIITGEKPQKLGGYNHSPTDKKEFDELVEKIWSSPKTKTDEAWEELYETYNIPKDLVMDQGEDIGYTHRKTENEDIYFFYNPHETSKTFQCTFNVADKIPELWDPMTGEAIKSGTFEHHKNGTTTTLVTLPTEGSTFVVFKTPSENSISVDPKYVLAHPEVQAIFSEQSGLKYEVSKSGEFEVRLTDGKTKKLEVEKIPEAISLTGSWDVTFPLPNSDQKTLQFPELVDWSQHSDTEIKYFSGSATYNKTFDLSKKTLAKGLRLKLDLGEVHVAAKVSLNGKHLGVLWKSPYQIDITEAAKKGENILIIEVTNQWTNRLIGDENYPDTSGYFDSEEMPDWYVNNEPPPNTKRSTFATQKFFEKGDELLSAGLIGPVTIKASKLIE, from the coding sequence ATGACTACTATTTTTCGAACTGGTCTTGCCATCCTTGCCTGTGGCATCTTAAGTGCCCAAACTTCGGGTGATGCGCTATCGCAGGAAAAATTTTCCGATCCAGAACCGGAATATCGGCCAAAAACCTGGATGCATGCCATGAGCGGCAATATGAGTAAAGCCGGATTGACCAAGGATTTAGAGGCCATGGCCGCAACGGGCATCGGCGGTATTATTTTATTCAACGTTTCGGCTTTTACCAAAAAAGGGGATGTCGTCTTTAATTCCCCAGAACACATCGCCATGACCGGGCACGCGGCTGCGGAATGTGAGCGTTTGGGCCTAAGTTTCGGCGTCCACAATTGTGATGGTTGGACTTCAAGTGGTGGTCCCTGGGTAGCTCCCGAGCACTCCATGAAACAAATCGTACACCGTAAGATTGTCGTTGAAGGTGGAAAGGTCAATGTACAACTGCCTGAACCTACCCGACGCGGCGACTTTTATAGAGACGTGGCCACCATCGCATATCCATCCCTACCATCTGAAGTCATCGATGCAAATTCCAAACCCAAAGTAACCGCCTCTAGCGATGATTTCGATACGAATTTAATAACTGACGGCAAAATTGACGAGAGGAGCTGGTTGCGAGTACCGGAAGGTGAAATATCATGGATCCAATGGGAATACAAGCAACCTCACACCGTCAGGTCCTTTTACCTAAACTGCGAGAAAAAACGGGAAAATGGTATTACAAAACTGCAAACTTCCGAAGACGGAATCCATTTCGAGGATGTTATGGACTTTACCGTTTTACGGCAAGGAAAAAAGGAGTATGCCATTGACCAACATTTCGCAGCCATTACCGCAAAGTATTTCCGTTTTGTCACCGATATGGATTTTGAGCTTTCCGAAATAGACCTGAGTGCGGTATATCGATATAACGATATGTTACCACGTACGAGTTTATATAGGTTCGAGAACCGCAGGCTGCCCGATTTGGATGAGGCATCCAGCGAGATGATCATCCGCAAAGAAGATATGGTCAATGTTACGGAAGCCGTTGATGAAAACGGAAACCTAAAAACTACCCTACCGGAAGGCGATTGGACCATCATGCGCTTCGGTTACACGATAACCGGCGCGGTCAACAGTCCCGCATCGGACGAGGGCCGCGGATGGGAGGTAGACAAAATGAGCAGGGCTTCTTTCAAAACCTTTTTCGACGGGTACGTTAAAAATGTCATAGATGTTTCCAAGCCCGTAGCGCCCAATGCGCTTCAGTATATCGAAATTGACAGCTATGAGGTCGGGGGGCAAAACTGGACCCAGGGCTACGAAGAACAGTTCAAGGAACACTTCGGATATGATATACTGGACTTCCTGCCCCTATACGCCGGTCGGTACATCGATGATCTCGATACCACGGAACGTATTCTTTGGGATATCAGAAACTTCAATAGCCAGCTCATGGTCGAGAATTATTTCGACTATTTCACAGAACTATGTCATGACGAGGGCCTCATCAGTTATGTGGAGCCTTACAGCTTTAACGCGGCTTTCAACGAATTGGATGCGGCAAGGAGTGTCGACATTCCTATGGGCGAATTCTGGATGCACCAACGCTATCAGACCGAGACCGCAGTCTCCGGAGCCAGAATCTATGGAAAGAATATCGTTTCCGCCGAATCGTTCTCCGCACAACCGGATATAAATTGGAAAAGCCATCCGGGATTCATGAAGCTGACCGGCGATATCGCCTGGAGCCTAGGCATCAACGAGTTTATGTTCCATCGTTTTACCCATCAGGCAAACACCCACGTGGCCCCGGGAATTACCATGGGCATTTGGGGTTCGCATATAGATAGAACGCAAACCTGGTGGGAAGGCGCGGGAAAAAGTTGGTTCAAATACCTGGCGAGGGGTCAATACCTGTTACGAAAGGGTATCCCGGTTTCCGACTTACTTGTCTTTGTGGGAGATGGAACCCCCAGTTCCAGTTATCAGGCGAGATCTATTCAGCCCAAACTACCGGATTATGTGAATTTCGATTGCATCAATTCGGATGCCCTTATCAATAGAATTGAAGTAGAAGATGACAAAATGGTACTTCCCAACGGGATTTCCTACTATATGCTCCACCTGAAGAATATGAAGGAAGTAAAACTGACCACATTGCGAAAAATAGCGGATCTGGCGGCTAAGGGTATCATTATCACAGGAGAAAAGCCCCAGAAACTGGGCGGTTACAATCATTCACCTACCGATAAAAAAGAGTTCGACGAATTGGTGGAAAAAATCTGGAGCTCGCCGAAAACCAAAACCGACGAAGCCTGGGAAGAACTTTACGAGACGTATAACATTCCGAAGGACTTGGTTATGGATCAAGGTGAAGACATTGGCTATACCCATCGCAAAACGGAGAACGAGGACATCTATTTCTTTTACAATCCCCATGAAACCTCCAAGACATTCCAATGTACGTTTAACGTAGCGGATAAAATTCCGGAACTATGGGATCCAATGACCGGAGAGGCTATCAAATCGGGCACCTTCGAACATCATAAAAACGGAACGACTACGACGCTCGTGACACTGCCAACGGAAGGCTCCACTTTTGTCGTTTTTAAGACCCCTTCAGAAAATAGCATCAGCGTTGATCCCAAGTATGTGCTTGCCCATCCTGAGGTACAGGCAATTTTTTCGGAGCAGAGCGGGTTGAAATATGAAGTATCGAAGTCCGGTGAATTCGAAGTGCGATTGACCGATGGCAAAACAAAAAAATTAGAAGTCGAAAAAATTCCGGAAGCAATATCCCTTACAGGAAGCTGGGATGTTACGTTTCCCCTTCCCAATTCAGACCAAAAAACGCTTCAATTTCCCGAATTGGTCGACTGGAGTCAACACAGCGATACCGAAATCAAGTATTTTTCAGGCTCGGCAACCTACAACAAGACCTTCGACCTGTCCAAGAAAACTTTGGCCAAAGGGCTTAGGCTAAAGCTGGACCTTGGTGAAGTGCACGTCGCCGCAAAAGTGTCCCTGAACGGAAAACATCTGGGCGTACTTTGGAAGTCTCCCTACCAAATCGATATCACGGAAGCAGCCAAAAAAGGCGAGAATATATTGATAATAGAGGTGACCAATCAATGGACCAATAGGCTTATCGGTGATGAAAATTATCCGGATACTTCTGGATATTTCGATTCCGAAGAAATGCCGGATTGGTATGTCAACAACGAACCTCCTCCAAACACAAAACGTTCAACCTTCGCCACCCAAAAATTCTTCGAAAAAGGGGATGAGCTTCTATCGGCGGGCCTTATAGGCCCGGTAACTATCAAAGCCTCGAAGTTGATAGAGTAA
- a CDS encoding family 43 glycosylhydrolase, protein MKISKTSVITVLVAVVAILFFFKFKSQNKADNQVEKQDMDKVDELPQTLTNPLIDEPGMSDPHMLVVDDVCYVFTGHDIGFGVNDWVMPDWRIYKSTDLKNWDFVATISPDDNYMGKGNTSCWAGDIVERNGKYYWYFSNRKESTGVMVASKPEGPYKDALGKPLVDSFDPSIFIDDDNTPYIIYGEKGYKIARLKNSMIELDEEPKPITINRTTFFPDTDKNSLHKHNGIYYLSCSGYYATSKNLYGPYETQGLIGEGWGLETSYAHGDFFEWKDNWYHVWCHYKDREKDRIRDSYIAPVIYGPNGEMRDDLSQLEKSL, encoded by the coding sequence ATGAAAATAAGTAAAACTAGTGTCATAACCGTTCTGGTCGCTGTCGTTGCAATTTTGTTTTTTTTTAAGTTTAAATCACAAAATAAAGCTGATAATCAGGTAGAAAAGCAAGATATGGACAAGGTCGACGAATTGCCACAAACCTTGACGAATCCGTTAATAGATGAACCGGGCATGTCCGATCCGCACATGTTGGTAGTAGATGACGTTTGTTATGTTTTTACTGGTCATGATATTGGTTTTGGTGTTAATGATTGGGTTATGCCCGATTGGCGAATCTACAAATCAACTGATTTAAAGAATTGGGACTTTGTAGCAACGATTAGCCCCGATGATAATTATATGGGGAAGGGGAATACTTCCTGTTGGGCCGGTGATATTGTGGAAAGAAATGGAAAGTACTATTGGTATTTCTCCAACCGAAAAGAAAGCACGGGGGTTATGGTAGCTTCAAAACCTGAAGGTCCTTACAAAGATGCCTTAGGAAAACCCTTGGTAGATTCTTTTGATCCTAGCATCTTTATCGATGACGATAATACCCCGTATATTATTTACGGTGAAAAAGGCTATAAAATTGCAAGGCTAAAAAATTCGATGATCGAGCTCGATGAGGAGCCCAAACCTATCACGATCAATCGAACCACATTTTTTCCGGATACCGACAAAAATTCTTTGCACAAACACAATGGCATTTACTATTTGAGTTGTTCAGGATATTACGCAACCTCAAAAAATCTTTACGGCCCTTACGAAACCCAAGGACTTATTGGGGAAGGCTGGGGGCTTGAAACATCCTATGCCCACGGAGACTTCTTTGAGTGGAAAGACAATTGGTACCACGTTTGGTGTCATTACAAGGACCGCGAAAAAGACCGAATCAGGGATAGTTATATTGCACCGGTAATATATGGCCCAAACGGAGAAATGAGAGATGACCTAAGTCAATTGGAGAAGTCTTTGTGA
- a CDS encoding glycoside hydrolase family 2 protein — protein sequence MKKLIPLLLMLLASTQLFSQENLLQNAYSRDGSTLNGRWNYILDPYESGFYNYRREPHDQSENPGAGAYFLNSKPKDETDRVEYDFDVAPTLVVPGDWNSQKENLLYYEGTLWYKKSFDIPDFDAKKRYYLHFGAVNYFADVYVNGKKLGTHRGGFTPFNFEMTELLKAKDNFVIVRVDNKRAADEVPTVSTDWWNYGGITRGVTIYELSQTFIEDYNLQLDTKNPSLLTGSLQLNGPAKADTRVEISIPGLKIKKSVTTDAEGFATIEIPAKKLVRWTTTNPKRYAVTLSTDSDEISDTIGFRNIATKGSDILLNKDKIFLKGISIHEENVMRGGRAYSMEDARVLLGWAKELGCNFVRLAHYPHNENMVRLADELGLLVWEEIPVYWTIDWENSKTYNRAETQLKEVIARDKNRASVIIWSMANETPQSDARLKFLTDLANTTKSLDSTRLITAALEDHPSEGNKDKMVIEDKFAEVVDIVSFNQYYGWYGGAIENLKNIRWEIDIDKPVIISEFGAAALQGNHGNKTEMWTEENQEYLYEETLPTLAKIPQLSGMTPWILTDFRSPRRMHDVYQNGYNRKGLISETGDKKKAFYTLQDFYDGFGNEP from the coding sequence ATGAAGAAACTGATTCCCCTATTGTTGATGCTTCTTGCATCCACCCAACTTTTTTCGCAAGAGAACCTATTACAAAACGCTTATTCCCGAGACGGATCAACACTAAACGGCAGATGGAACTACATCCTGGATCCGTATGAATCAGGATTTTACAATTACCGACGGGAACCTCACGATCAATCCGAAAATCCCGGTGCGGGGGCCTATTTCCTGAATAGTAAGCCGAAAGATGAAACCGATCGGGTAGAATATGACTTCGACGTAGCGCCTACCCTCGTGGTTCCAGGGGATTGGAATTCGCAAAAAGAGAATCTGTTGTACTACGAGGGAACGCTTTGGTACAAGAAATCTTTCGATATACCTGATTTTGATGCCAAAAAACGTTACTATTTGCATTTCGGAGCGGTCAATTACTTCGCGGATGTCTACGTCAACGGCAAAAAACTGGGAACGCATCGAGGGGGGTTCACTCCATTTAATTTCGAGATGACCGAACTGCTCAAGGCTAAGGATAATTTTGTCATCGTCCGGGTAGATAATAAGCGAGCGGCCGATGAGGTTCCCACGGTCAGTACCGATTGGTGGAACTATGGCGGCATCACCAGAGGTGTTACGATTTACGAATTAAGCCAGACTTTCATAGAGGATTATAATCTTCAATTGGATACCAAAAATCCATCACTACTTACAGGAAGTTTACAGCTGAACGGACCTGCAAAAGCCGACACCCGTGTCGAAATCAGCATCCCGGGACTGAAAATCAAGAAATCCGTCACTACCGATGCTGAAGGCTTCGCCACCATTGAGATACCGGCAAAAAAATTGGTGAGATGGACTACCACGAACCCAAAAAGATATGCCGTGACCCTCAGCACGGATTCGGACGAAATTTCGGATACTATCGGTTTTCGGAACATAGCTACCAAAGGTTCGGACATCCTACTCAACAAGGACAAGATTTTCCTAAAGGGAATATCGATACACGAAGAAAATGTGATGCGCGGGGGAAGGGCCTATTCCATGGAAGATGCCAGGGTCCTATTGGGCTGGGCGAAAGAATTGGGATGCAATTTCGTCAGATTGGCCCATTATCCCCATAACGAAAATATGGTCCGCTTGGCCGACGAGCTCGGCTTACTGGTGTGGGAAGAAATACCGGTGTATTGGACCATTGACTGGGAGAACAGCAAAACGTATAACCGGGCTGAAACGCAGTTGAAAGAGGTAATCGCGCGTGACAAGAACCGGGCATCCGTAATCATCTGGTCAATGGCCAACGAGACCCCACAATCCGACGCACGCCTAAAGTTTCTGACCGACCTCGCCAACACGACCAAAAGTTTGGACAGTACCCGGTTGATAACCGCCGCTCTGGAAGATCATCCAAGTGAAGGGAATAAAGACAAAATGGTCATTGAGGATAAATTTGCCGAGGTGGTCGATATCGTCAGCTTTAACCAATATTATGGATGGTACGGGGGTGCCATTGAGAATCTAAAGAATATCCGCTGGGAAATAGATATAGATAAACCTGTGATCATCTCCGAGTTCGGAGCGGCCGCCCTACAAGGAAACCACGGGAACAAAACAGAAATGTGGACCGAGGAAAATCAGGAATATCTATACGAAGAGACGCTTCCTACGCTAGCGAAAATTCCACAGCTCAGCGGTATGACACCTTGGATCTTGACCGATTTCAGATCGCCGAGACGTATGCACGATGTCTATCAGAACGGATACAATAGAAAAGGGCTTATCTCCGAAACGGGTGATAAAAAGAAAGCCTTTTACACCTTACAGGATTTTTACGACGGTTTCGGTAATGAACCTTGA
- a CDS encoding sulfatase, which translates to MIQSIGFFRSLILFAFLPLFGCVESEKEEKTAYNVLFIAVDDLRTELNCYGASHIKSPNIDRMAANGVRFANAHVQQAICMASRASILSGIRPERQGIYTGESVNDIIPDVLTMNRFFEQEGYAIASLGKIYHYGQDTENQFGEDYIEANGTWKGLGYVTEEAIEKMALTEKERRGPPFESADVHDTIYQDGLNTHNAIRALENLKNQEKPFFMAVGLVKPHLPFNAPKKYWDLYPEGSVSLSPLTERPKNSNHYTVRPTGELTNYYGTPDSFSEVADSTAITLRRGYFACVSYIDAQVGKLMDKLEELELKENTIVVLWGDHGYKLGDYNSWCKWSNMNLDTNVPLIFNIPQGKKGAIYDHPVEILDLYPTLAELCSLKPPAHLDGKSLVSILNDPETEPKEKAYAYSIWPDNRWNYDKTVMGYSVTDNRYNYVEWVQLKSGEVLDRELYDHKNDPLETVNVIADAQYNTVIEELAQKVALRKEATDHEHNFKNLR; encoded by the coding sequence ATGATACAATCGATTGGATTTTTTCGAAGTTTAATTTTATTCGCTTTTCTGCCGCTATTTGGCTGTGTTGAATCAGAAAAAGAAGAGAAAACCGCTTATAATGTGCTATTTATAGCAGTCGATGATCTGCGAACCGAGCTGAACTGCTATGGTGCATCCCACATCAAATCACCGAATATCGACCGCATGGCGGCAAACGGTGTGCGCTTTGCGAATGCCCATGTTCAACAGGCTATCTGTATGGCTTCCAGGGCCTCTATACTAAGCGGAATCAGGCCTGAAAGGCAAGGCATATATACGGGGGAGTCCGTAAATGATATAATCCCTGATGTACTAACCATGAACCGCTTTTTCGAACAGGAAGGATATGCCATTGCCTCTTTGGGGAAAATCTATCATTACGGGCAAGATACCGAAAACCAGTTCGGAGAGGACTACATAGAAGCGAACGGTACTTGGAAAGGATTGGGATACGTCACGGAGGAAGCTATTGAAAAAATGGCGCTAACGGAGAAGGAGAGACGTGGTCCGCCCTTTGAATCCGCCGACGTGCACGATACCATTTACCAAGATGGCCTGAACACGCATAACGCTATACGGGCCTTGGAAAATTTAAAGAATCAGGAAAAACCTTTTTTCATGGCCGTTGGGCTGGTCAAGCCACACCTGCCCTTCAATGCTCCTAAAAAATATTGGGACCTTTATCCCGAAGGGAGCGTATCGCTTTCCCCACTTACGGAGCGACCCAAGAATTCCAACCACTATACGGTACGTCCAACAGGGGAACTCACCAATTACTACGGAACACCCGATAGCTTTTCGGAGGTAGCGGACTCCACTGCCATTACCCTGAGAAGGGGCTATTTCGCCTGTGTATCGTACATCGATGCCCAAGTCGGTAAGCTCATGGACAAACTTGAGGAATTGGAACTCAAAGAGAACACCATTGTCGTGCTCTGGGGCGATCACGGTTATAAGCTCGGGGATTATAATAGTTGGTGCAAATGGTCTAATATGAACCTGGACACCAATGTTCCTCTGATTTTCAATATCCCCCAAGGAAAGAAAGGTGCAATCTATGACCATCCGGTCGAAATCTTGGACCTCTACCCTACCCTTGCGGAACTTTGCAGCCTGAAGCCGCCCGCCCATTTAGACGGGAAAAGTCTTGTTTCCATATTGAACGACCCGGAAACCGAACCCAAAGAAAAAGCTTATGCCTATTCCATCTGGCCGGATAACCGATGGAACTATGATAAGACCGTTATGGGATATTCCGTTACCGACAATCGGTACAACTACGTGGAATGGGTACAATTAAAGTCCGGGGAAGTTTTGGACCGGGAACTCTACGACCATAAGAACGACCCGTTGGAAACCGTTAACGTGATCGCCGATGCACAGTACAACACCGTAATAGAAGAATTGGCCCAAAAAGTGGCACTTCGCAAGGAGGCTACCGATCATGAACACAACTTTAAAAACTTGCGCTGA
- a CDS encoding glycosyl hydrolase, whose product MKRIFQILLAFCFISVGHSQNSEGSGTMESNFKNPPNSTKPKTWMHAMSGNMSKAGMTKDLEAIAAAGQGGVLLFNIANKIPYGDTPYNSEKHHQIITHAAQECERLNLSFGVHNCDGWTSSGGPWIKPEQSMKMVVWSETVVDGGEIETELSQPTTNEGFYKDIAVLAYPAHTSEIIDAQVEPTITASDENFDIETASDGLNGESTALNAKSNEKPWILFDYGKEHTIRSVYASYIGNDLSATLETSDDGQNFSLVKSFARPTRIGKKKRIFSESFDPITARYFRMSFEKETDIREIDMRATRFFKNYLGYSGLGSPGSYLDIAQGQDSSTIIDKKSIIDLTGSMSENGVLKGKLPKGKWTVLRFGYTSTAAKNWPASKWGIGLECDKFSRPALKQHFDAFSKRVIDNARESAPNALQYIEIDSYEMGGQNWTDDFATLFRGEKGYDILPFLPVYAGRIVESVDAVSGFSFDINEVYCDLMTKNYFDYFTELCNENGLKSYVEPYGAGPVSTLDISKNVDLPMTEFWMNRPRQKRLTGTIDGAHIYGKNIISAEAFTTKPDLNWKMHPALAKKSGDMAWVAGVNEFMFHRFVHQANLNVKPGLTMGTWGAHIDRTQAWWMNAGKAWFEYISRGSYLLRQGHPVADVLVFVGDRPHTDGFKRDELGIEIPVGLNYDCTNTDALINRMTIENGKLKLPEGNAYGYLVLKDMQLTKLSTLHRIKEIAEAGIQVIGGKPKKLAGYQVTDQQQQEFENLIAEIWGMPNSSATFDFTQVQSDFAVEGLEKEFIHRKSEEADIYFFYNDKEETVSYESVFRVANKIPEVWNPHTGQTTKLARFKSEKNGTRVWLDLQPLESAFIVFRETADAVDPVISVSGESNLFLNEDNKIIYIGEKEGTHSLTLASGEKVNLKLKSNRDTIDLNSSWEVEFLKEYNYPAKTPFKTLLDWKEHENDSIRFYSGTAIYRKSVAIPKKLKDGDRAVLHLGEVKIAAEVIVNGKSAGVLWMAPFTLDISKYLQKGDNNLEIRVTNLWTNRLIGDEHFPEQADGYRLSGYIPSDSSKMPDWYINNEPMPEGPRTTFDSGQFYKKDDSLMPSGLLGPVSISFKQEQKIQL is encoded by the coding sequence ATGAAACGAATATTTCAAATTTTACTTGCCTTTTGCTTTATAAGCGTTGGGCATTCCCAAAATTCCGAGGGCTCCGGGACCATGGAATCGAATTTTAAAAATCCGCCGAATTCGACCAAACCGAAAACCTGGATGCACGCCATGAGCGGGAACATGAGCAAGGCCGGTATGACCAAAGACTTGGAAGCTATTGCAGCAGCCGGTCAAGGTGGGGTTTTACTGTTCAATATTGCCAACAAGATTCCCTATGGGGATACTCCCTATAATTCCGAAAAGCACCACCAAATTATTACCCATGCGGCGCAAGAATGTGAGCGCCTGAACTTGAGCTTCGGCGTACATAACTGTGATGGTTGGACCTCTAGTGGCGGACCGTGGATAAAGCCGGAACAAAGTATGAAAATGGTGGTCTGGAGCGAGACCGTTGTCGATGGCGGAGAAATCGAGACCGAATTATCGCAGCCTACCACAAACGAAGGATTTTATAAAGACATCGCGGTCCTTGCCTACCCCGCCCATACGTCGGAAATAATCGATGCCCAAGTCGAGCCCACCATTACCGCCTCCGATGAAAATTTCGATATCGAAACCGCTTCGGATGGCCTAAACGGTGAGTCTACCGCCCTGAACGCCAAGAGCAACGAAAAGCCTTGGATCCTTTTCGATTACGGCAAGGAGCATACCATCAGATCCGTGTACGCATCCTATATTGGTAACGATTTAAGCGCTACGCTGGAGACTTCCGACGATGGTCAAAATTTTAGCCTTGTAAAATCTTTTGCACGTCCCACCCGGATCGGAAAAAAGAAAAGGATTTTCAGCGAATCATTTGACCCCATCACCGCGCGCTATTTTCGAATGTCCTTCGAAAAGGAAACCGATATCAGGGAAATCGATATGCGTGCGACGCGTTTTTTTAAAAACTACCTAGGCTATAGCGGTCTAGGAAGTCCGGGCAGTTATCTAGATATCGCCCAGGGGCAGGATTCCAGTACCATTATCGACAAAAAATCCATTATCGATTTGACCGGAAGCATGTCCGAAAACGGGGTCTTGAAGGGTAAGCTACCCAAGGGAAAATGGACCGTGCTGCGGTTCGGATATACTTCTACGGCCGCTAAAAACTGGCCGGCATCAAAATGGGGCATCGGTCTGGAATGCGATAAGTTCAGTCGTCCGGCCTTAAAGCAGCATTTCGACGCATTTTCCAAAAGAGTAATAGACAACGCCCGGGAAAGTGCCCCTAATGCCTTGCAGTATATAGAAATCGACAGTTATGAAATGGGTGGGCAAAACTGGACGGATGATTTCGCCACCTTGTTCCGGGGTGAAAAGGGATACGATATCCTCCCTTTCCTGCCCGTATATGCCGGACGTATTGTTGAAAGCGTCGATGCGGTATCCGGATTTAGTTTTGACATCAACGAGGTGTACTGTGATTTGATGACCAAAAATTACTTCGACTATTTTACCGAGCTATGCAACGAAAACGGGTTGAAGAGTTATGTGGAACCCTATGGGGCCGGACCGGTAAGTACCTTGGATATTTCCAAAAATGTCGATTTACCGATGACCGAATTTTGGATGAACCGACCCCGGCAAAAACGATTGACCGGTACCATTGACGGGGCCCATATCTATGGCAAGAATATCATCTCGGCCGAGGCCTTTACCACTAAACCGGACCTGAATTGGAAAATGCATCCGGCATTGGCTAAAAAATCCGGCGACATGGCCTGGGTTGCAGGGGTCAATGAATTTATGTTCCATAGGTTCGTACATCAGGCCAATCTAAATGTCAAACCAGGACTGACCATGGGTACCTGGGGCGCACATATCGACCGTACCCAAGCATGGTGGATGAATGCCGGCAAGGCATGGTTCGAATATATCTCCCGAGGCAGCTATCTACTACGGCAGGGGCATCCTGTTGCCGATGTGCTGGTTTTCGTCGGTGACCGGCCGCATACCGATGGCTTCAAACGCGATGAACTGGGTATCGAAATTCCCGTGGGACTGAACTACGATTGCACCAATACCGACGCCCTTATCAATCGAATGACGATAGAGAACGGCAAACTAAAACTTCCCGAGGGCAACGCATACGGTTATCTTGTATTGAAAGATATGCAGCTGACCAAATTGTCGACCCTACATAGAATTAAAGAAATAGCCGAGGCGGGAATACAGGTAATTGGGGGAAAACCAAAAAAACTGGCAGGATACCAAGTTACCGATCAACAACAACAGGAGTTTGAGAACCTGATTGCTGAAATATGGGGCATGCCCAATAGCTCGGCAACCTTTGATTTTACCCAAGTTCAATCAGATTTTGCGGTAGAAGGCCTTGAAAAGGAATTTATCCACCGTAAATCCGAAGAAGCCGACATCTATTTTTTCTACAATGACAAGGAGGAGACAGTCAGCTATGAGAGTGTATTTCGCGTTGCGAACAAGATTCCTGAAGTATGGAATCCGCATACCGGTCAAACGACAAAATTGGCCCGTTTTAAAAGCGAAAAAAATGGAACCCGGGTTTGGCTCGATCTTCAACCGCTTGAATCCGCCTTCATCGTATTTCGGGAAACCGCTGACGCTGTCGATCCCGTCATCTCGGTATCGGGCGAATCGAATCTATTCCTGAACGAAGACAACAAGATTATATATATCGGTGAAAAAGAGGGAACCCATTCCCTAACCTTGGCCAGTGGGGAAAAAGTCAATTTAAAACTTAAGAGCAATAGGGACACCATCGATTTGAATAGCTCGTGGGAAGTAGAATTCTTGAAAGAGTACAATTATCCGGCTAAAACCCCCTTCAAAACCCTTTTGGATTGGAAAGAGCATGAAAACGACTCCATCCGGTTTTATTCCGGAACGGCCATATACCGAAAATCGGTCGCTATCCCGAAAAAACTGAAGGATGGTGACAGGGCCGTATTGCACCTTGGGGAGGTTAAAATAGCCGCTGAAGTGATTGTAAACGGAAAGAGCGCCGGCGTACTCTGGATGGCACCGTTTACCCTGGACATAAGCAAATACCTTCAGAAGGGAGATAACAATCTTGAGATACGAGTGACGAATTTATGGACGAACAGACTTATCGGCGACGAGCATTTCCCAGAGCAAGCAGATGGATACCGGTTATCGGGCTACATTCCCAGCGATTCCAGTAAGATGCCGGACTGGTACATCAACAATGAACCTATGCCCGAAGGTCCGCGAACGACTTTTGATTCCGGGCAATTTTATAAGAAGGATGATTCGTTGATGCCTTCCGGGCTTTTGGGACCGGTATCCATAAGTTTTAAACAAGAACAAAAAATTCAGCTATAA